One window of Candidatus Korarchaeum sp. genomic DNA carries:
- a CDS encoding SPASM domain-containing protein, whose product MRIRVKGGYFIPDLETPKEAHIELTNECNLNCTICYRRWFERSGFMDPNLFEKILSELKDMGVKSIWFDGFGEPTFHPKFEEFSNMASRDFELNLVTNGTIIGSKLKCISENFKNVFISLEASDPLLYSRVRGFEFEKLNDTLRSLVKEGARVWVSTVLLKGTYEALPSLVKWASELGIKGILTSNLIPTSEKMSEEKLYGRVEVDHISDIVREAWILATSSNMKLLAPSFYYRSDRWCPFVEGDSLAITYEGDVSPCLFALHDYRAWIEGKEVQVKQISFGNLRERSLREIWFSEDYVTFRSFVKLSNYPSCHDCPAWEGCQISESNEYDCWGNSPSCSFCPYYRGVVRCPTGHAVRGLLS is encoded by the coding sequence ATGAGGATAAGGGTAAAAGGAGGTTACTTCATCCCGGATCTCGAAACCCCTAAGGAGGCTCATATAGAGCTAACTAACGAGTGTAACTTGAATTGCACGATCTGTTACAGGAGGTGGTTCGAGAGATCGGGCTTCATGGATCCGAACCTCTTTGAGAAAATACTCTCCGAGCTCAAGGATATGGGGGTTAAGAGCATATGGTTCGATGGGTTTGGGGAGCCCACTTTCCATCCGAAATTCGAGGAATTCTCTAACATGGCATCTAGGGACTTCGAGCTCAATTTAGTGACTAACGGCACGATCATAGGGAGCAAGCTGAAGTGCATATCTGAGAACTTCAAGAACGTTTTCATAAGTTTGGAGGCCTCAGATCCCTTGTTATACTCCAGAGTGAGGGGATTTGAATTTGAGAAGCTAAATGATACCTTGAGATCTCTAGTTAAGGAGGGAGCGAGGGTCTGGGTCTCCACAGTCCTTCTGAAGGGTACTTACGAGGCCCTCCCCTCCTTAGTGAAATGGGCCTCCGAGCTAGGCATAAAGGGGATATTGACCTCAAATCTCATCCCTACGAGTGAGAAGATGAGTGAGGAAAAGCTTTATGGTAGAGTTGAGGTGGATCACATCTCAGATATCGTGAGAGAGGCCTGGATCTTAGCTACATCGAGTAACATGAAGCTATTGGCTCCCTCTTTCTACTACAGGAGCGATAGATGGTGCCCCTTCGTAGAGGGAGATTCCCTAGCTATAACTTACGAGGGGGATGTCTCCCCCTGCCTCTTCGCGCTCCACGACTATAGGGCTTGGATTGAGGGAAAGGAAGTCCAAGTTAAGCAGATAAGCTTCGGTAATTTGAGGGAGAGGAGTTTAAGGGAGATCTGGTTCTCAGAAGATTATGTGACCTTCAGATCTTTTGTGAAACTCTCCAATTATCCATCGTGTCATGACTGTCCGGCTTGGGAGGGGTGCCAAATCTCAGAGAGCAATGAATATGATTGTTGGGGCAACTCCCCATCTTGTTCCTTCTGTCCATATTATAGGGGAGTCGTGAGATGTCCTACAGGCCACGCTGTGAGGGGATTGCTCTCTTGA
- a CDS encoding DNA-directed RNA polymerase subunit 8, which yields MSKVRLSSIRSDPIFDIDILSFESLDKSFEAILEFPKGLINLKEGMEAELTLGEEGEGDIIMKGIVYKVDDSSRTIEISFHGLLMKLTYSRAPPFRLSQGEEVYLTVKFS from the coding sequence TTGAGTAAAGTCAGGTTGAGCTCCATCAGGAGTGATCCTATATTCGATATAGATATATTGAGTTTCGAATCTCTAGATAAATCATTCGAAGCGATCCTAGAGTTCCCTAAGGGCCTCATCAACTTGAAGGAAGGAATGGAAGCAGAGTTAACACTGGGAGAGGAAGGTGAGGGAGATATAATAATGAAAGGGATCGTCTATAAGGTTGATGATTCCTCTAGAACTATTGAGATATCTTTCCATGGGCTCCTGATGAAGCTGACTTACTCGAGGGCTCCACCATTCAGATTGAGCCAGGGTGAGGAGGTCTACTTAACGGTAAAGTTCTCTTAA
- a CDS encoding AAA family ATPase, with product MNSLNLGVTIPIVRDPKLFSDSYTPSKLPHREREVDILYNTLSSGYELNEGLALLKGEPGVGKTSVAKLSANKLSNLGIETVHINCRTYRSPPSALQKIIASIIPGVPERGLSYEEMVLILEKIMSREERPLLVILDEIEYLRDGETLLYTLLRLHEGGAVKSPTLVAIARWDPPYTLDDSIKSFIILKLTLEKYNASQLRDILAYRASEALYDGSYDSDVIEKVVELSKHTGNARIALKILFSAARLAEERGMSLITPDLVSEAAARMGVVGITEDSLMPLDIHDKLLLLAAAKRLAMTTRGWIKMGDLMEEYKLICEELGVIPYKYTAVWKRVRDLKNMGFVETKRSGEGMKGQSTLISLGSIPAERLAEKLKEILREDLSPLPPEF from the coding sequence ATGAACTCCCTCAACTTGGGTGTGACCATACCCATAGTGAGAGATCCCAAGCTCTTCTCTGACTCATATACCCCCAGTAAGCTACCTCATAGAGAGAGGGAAGTTGATATCCTCTATAATACCCTCTCATCTGGATATGAGCTAAATGAGGGCCTCGCTCTACTGAAAGGGGAGCCAGGAGTGGGCAAGACTTCTGTAGCTAAGTTATCAGCAAATAAGCTATCAAATCTCGGTATTGAGACAGTTCACATAAATTGCAGGACTTATCGCTCCCCTCCATCCGCTCTCCAAAAGATAATAGCTTCCATAATCCCTGGAGTGCCTGAGAGAGGGCTCAGTTATGAGGAAATGGTCCTAATTCTGGAGAAGATAATGAGCAGAGAGGAGAGACCCCTCCTCGTAATATTGGATGAGATAGAGTACTTGAGGGATGGGGAGACCCTATTGTACACTCTCCTCAGGCTTCATGAGGGAGGAGCAGTTAAGAGCCCAACTCTAGTCGCTATAGCTAGATGGGATCCTCCATACACATTAGATGATTCCATAAAGAGCTTCATTATACTCAAGCTCACTTTAGAGAAGTATAACGCCTCACAACTGAGGGATATATTAGCTTACAGAGCCTCTGAAGCGTTATACGATGGGAGCTATGACTCCGATGTGATAGAGAAAGTAGTTGAGCTCTCTAAACACACTGGGAACGCTAGGATAGCGTTGAAAATACTCTTCTCAGCTGCGAGACTCGCTGAAGAGAGGGGGATGAGCTTGATAACCCCCGATTTAGTTAGTGAGGCTGCTGCGAGGATGGGCGTAGTTGGGATAACAGAGGACTCCCTGATGCCGCTGGATATACACGATAAGCTACTGCTCTTAGCTGCAGCTAAGAGATTAGCTATGACCACGAGGGGATGGATAAAGATGGGCGATCTCATGGAGGAGTATAAGTTGATATGCGAGGAGCTGGGCGTCATCCCCTATAAGTATACAGCTGTTTGGAAGAGAGTGAGGGACCTCAAGAACATGGGGTTCGTGGAGACGAAGCGTAGCGGTGAGGGTATGAAGGGCCAATCTACTCTAATCTCACTGGGCTCGATCCCGGCTGAGAGATTAGCGGAGAAGCTCAAGGAGATATTGAGAGAGGATCTAAGTCCCCTTCCCCCCGAATTCTAA
- the pyrH gene encoding UMP kinase, with product MRGIVLLLGGRVFEGIFEDPSRFNSVIGSIKEVRKRGVSLAIVTGGSEIARKYIEAVRNAGGSKYMQDYAGILVTRLHALLTISALGDLAYPKVVESYEEAALASSINKIPVSGGIHPGYSTDAVAAIIAERLNYDTLVKMTGVDGVYEEDPRRNPEARRIEELDYDSLEKLLMEKSYDPGRYELLDITSIKILRRSSIKTIILSADEPMALIDLLEGKRVGSLVR from the coding sequence TTGAGGGGTATAGTCCTACTCCTAGGGGGCAGGGTATTCGAGGGGATATTCGAGGACCCCAGTAGGTTCAATAGTGTAATTGGGTCGATTAAGGAGGTCCGTAAAAGAGGAGTGAGCTTAGCTATAGTGACAGGAGGGAGTGAGATCGCTAGAAAATACATAGAAGCCGTTAGAAATGCTGGAGGAAGCAAATACATGCAGGATTACGCTGGGATACTCGTGACTAGATTGCACGCTCTCCTCACTATATCAGCTTTAGGTGATCTAGCTTACCCTAAGGTCGTTGAGAGCTACGAGGAAGCGGCCTTAGCTTCCTCTATCAATAAGATACCAGTCTCAGGCGGTATCCATCCGGGTTACTCTACGGATGCTGTAGCTGCTATAATAGCTGAGAGGTTGAATTACGATACTCTCGTGAAGATGACTGGAGTAGATGGTGTATATGAAGAGGACCCTAGGAGGAATCCAGAGGCCAGGAGGATAGAAGAACTCGACTACGATTCACTCGAGAAGTTATTGATGGAGAAATCATATGATCCGGGGAGATATGAGTTGCTCGACATTACATCAATAAAGATCCTCAGGAGATCGTCTATAAAGACGATAATTTTAAGTGCTGATGAACCGATGGCTTTAATCGACCTCTTGGAGGGGAAGAGAGTGGGTAGCTTAGTGAGGTGA
- a CDS encoding PRC-barrel domain-containing protein translates to MARYSIARLANKPVITDQGLLLGEVTDLVVDEISGKVISIIIRSNRGAADALLQKLKKDRKGNVLIPYSTVKYIREMIVVDERLLKVYIATKG, encoded by the coding sequence ATGGCGAGGTACTCGATCGCTAGATTAGCTAATAAGCCTGTCATAACGGATCAGGGGCTCTTGCTAGGTGAGGTCACCGACCTAGTCGTTGATGAGATATCCGGGAAGGTTATCTCGATAATAATCAGGAGTAACAGGGGAGCTGCTGATGCATTATTACAGAAACTTAAGAAGGACAGGAAAGGAAATGTACTCATACCTTATTCTACTGTCAAATATATCAGGGAAATGATAGTAGTAGATGAGAGGCTCTTGAAAGTCTACATAGCCACTAAGGGCTAA
- a CDS encoding ATP-binding protein yields MPDESDIKVIEAGYLRWMLRANPFAYLSSESLEEVKQVHVDTDIDEKLADILDKVIKDKEKKLIFLVGEFGTGKTHRLRLMGEILEEASTFYVKIDVDDFSTAIYRIAHVIKSGIPIKILKRRIPKDPDQLIEIIVDELNSYDLAVLLLDEVENVVVFGTRKDADLFSKAISRIFQGLNGGKAIVIGCIPPAYDIMKRLLEVPHERIEMKKLSPIEAGRILKKRLEYYRAIMNREARDFGLEEPFTEDLVVKMNEMAEGNPRKLMKLARNVLAVLTKELRESGKLSKEKVLQIVKSAGEGKETPSEVDTLEEKVPDDLKDEFDALRRKFPPGTSFSLIEASRVWGLKLIEANALISELMREGLVYKTETGRYSIKGGKIQ; encoded by the coding sequence ATGCCTGATGAGAGCGACATCAAAGTGATCGAGGCTGGCTATCTGAGATGGATGCTTAGAGCAAATCCTTTCGCTTACTTAAGCAGTGAGAGTCTTGAAGAAGTCAAGCAAGTTCATGTGGATACTGATATCGATGAGAAATTGGCTGATATCCTCGATAAAGTCATCAAGGATAAGGAGAAGAAGTTGATCTTCTTAGTCGGGGAGTTCGGGACCGGGAAGACTCACAGATTGAGGCTCATGGGTGAGATATTGGAGGAAGCTTCCACATTCTACGTTAAGATAGATGTCGATGACTTCAGTACAGCTATATACAGGATCGCTCACGTGATCAAGAGCGGGATACCGATTAAAATATTGAAGAGGAGGATCCCCAAGGATCCCGATCAATTGATAGAGATTATAGTGGATGAACTCAATAGTTACGATCTAGCGGTCCTTTTATTGGATGAAGTGGAGAATGTTGTCGTATTCGGGACGAGGAAGGATGCTGATCTCTTCTCTAAAGCTATTTCTAGGATCTTCCAAGGCCTCAATGGGGGTAAAGCGATAGTCATAGGATGCATCCCCCCGGCTTACGATATAATGAAGAGGCTCTTAGAAGTCCCCCATGAGAGAATAGAGATGAAGAAACTCAGCCCAATTGAAGCGGGCAGGATCCTTAAGAAGAGATTAGAATATTATAGGGCTATAATGAATAGAGAAGCTAGGGACTTTGGTTTAGAGGAACCGTTCACAGAGGATCTAGTCGTCAAGATGAATGAGATGGCTGAGGGCAACCCTAGGAAGTTGATGAAACTCGCTAGGAATGTCTTAGCAGTCCTGACTAAAGAACTGAGGGAAAGTGGGAAATTGAGCAAGGAGAAAGTCCTCCAAATAGTTAAATCAGCGGGCGAGGGTAAGGAGACCCCATCGGAAGTCGATACTCTCGAGGAGAAAGTGCCAGATGATTTGAAGGATGAATTCGATGCTTTAAGGAGGAAGTTCCCACCAGGGACTTCTTTCTCATTGATAGAGGCCTCGAGAGTCTGGGGCTTGAAGCTGATTGAAGCTAATGCCCTGATATCGGAACTCATGAGGGAGGGGCTAGTCTATAAGACTGAGACGGGTAGATACTCGATCAAAGGAGGTAAAATTCAATAG
- a CDS encoding CTP-dependent riboflavin kinase, translated as MKVARMDPFVTHLIVSLALLGATKRPVKVTELGEHMGVSRATLSRWVSRAEELGFVKVSSKKVQYILLSDKALDFLLSLKGTLEGVEWGEVVIMGEVFSGMGEGAYYMSRKGYSLAFSKMIGYEPYPGTLNLRVSVEDTRKVDDWRRRVVPKLIQGFSEEGRTFGEVEVYPVKINSEIEAYSIFPRRRHYGPDVLEIIHKENLRELLGLKDGDFIAVTLKNWS; from the coding sequence TTGAAGGTAGCTAGAATGGATCCCTTCGTAACTCATCTAATAGTATCTCTAGCTTTACTTGGGGCGACTAAGAGACCCGTTAAGGTCACGGAACTCGGGGAGCATATGGGGGTCTCGAGGGCGACGTTATCTAGATGGGTTTCGAGGGCTGAGGAGCTCGGATTCGTCAAAGTATCATCAAAGAAAGTGCAATATATCTTGTTGTCAGATAAAGCCCTAGACTTCCTCTTATCTTTGAAGGGTACATTGGAGGGCGTGGAATGGGGGGAGGTCGTGATAATGGGGGAAGTGTTCTCGGGGATGGGTGAAGGGGCTTATTACATGTCCAGGAAGGGGTATTCACTAGCTTTCTCCAAGATGATAGGTTATGAGCCTTATCCCGGGACCCTGAACTTGAGAGTGAGTGTCGAGGATACGAGGAAGGTAGATGATTGGAGGAGGAGAGTAGTGCCCAAATTGATACAGGGGTTCTCGGAAGAGGGGAGGACTTTCGGGGAGGTGGAAGTATATCCAGTGAAGATAAATAGCGAGATAGAAGCTTACTCAATATTCCCGAGGAGGAGGCATTACGGTCCAGATGTCTTAGAGATAATTCATAAAGAGAATCTCAGGGAGCTCCTTGGTTTAAAGGATGGTGATTTCATAGCAGTAACGCTTAAAAATTGGTCTTAA
- the twy1 gene encoding 4-demethylwyosine synthase TYW1, translating to MLALSVSTPPHVRKLMEKQGYKFVLNHSAVKPCYWFRKSIMEGRTCYKNKFFGIPTWRCIQMTPTASFCNMQCVYCWRLNASDVPMSQRWVEVPEGKWDDPEEIAEESVRVHRMLVQGYKGVRVFNRDWVREAEEPKHAAISLTGEPTLYPFIGGLVDAFHKRGMTTFIVTNGTMPERIEGLEREPTQLYVTVPAPNEKLYAEITRPIWPDAWNRLIKTLELLQSLSCPTVIRIPLIKGLNMDERALEEFSELIKRYQPTYVEPKAYEWVGYSRRRLNKWNMPWHHEVREFAERLSDLTGYRILDESEESGIVLLSRLERAIRFY from the coding sequence ATGCTGGCCCTGAGCGTGAGCACCCCTCCCCACGTGAGGAAGTTGATGGAGAAGCAGGGCTATAAATTCGTCCTCAATCATTCTGCTGTTAAGCCCTGCTATTGGTTTAGGAAATCTATAATGGAGGGGAGGACTTGCTACAAGAATAAATTCTTCGGTATACCTACTTGGAGATGCATCCAGATGACCCCTACAGCTTCATTCTGCAATATGCAGTGCGTTTACTGCTGGAGGTTGAACGCTAGCGATGTGCCTATGTCTCAGAGATGGGTCGAGGTCCCCGAGGGTAAGTGGGACGATCCTGAGGAGATAGCTGAGGAGAGCGTGAGGGTCCACAGGATGCTAGTGCAGGGATATAAGGGTGTCAGGGTCTTCAATAGAGATTGGGTTAGGGAAGCTGAGGAACCGAAGCACGCAGCTATATCTCTGACCGGGGAACCGACACTCTACCCATTCATAGGGGGGCTAGTCGATGCCTTCCACAAGAGGGGGATGACCACTTTCATAGTCACCAACGGTACCATGCCTGAGAGGATAGAGGGGTTGGAGAGAGAGCCCACTCAACTATATGTGACAGTCCCCGCTCCTAATGAGAAGTTATACGCTGAGATAACTAGGCCTATATGGCCGGATGCATGGAACAGGCTTATAAAGACGCTAGAGCTCCTACAATCACTCTCATGCCCGACTGTAATTAGGATACCCCTCATTAAGGGGCTCAATATGGATGAGAGGGCCTTGGAGGAATTCTCAGAATTGATAAAGAGGTATCAGCCTACTTACGTAGAGCCCAAAGCTTACGAGTGGGTGGGGTACTCGAGGAGGAGGCTCAACAAGTGGAACATGCCCTGGCACCATGAGGTCAGGGAGTTCGCTGAGAGGCTCTCGGATCTCACTGGCTATAGGATATTGGATGAGTCCGAGGAGAGTGGAATAGTGCTGCTCTCCAGATTGGAGAGGGCTATCAGGTTCTACTGA
- a CDS encoding DUF87 domain-containing protein, whose protein sequence is MSPYLIAILTAIALMTLIRMRRIPLRKGSLVVPARLSVYDKDANINLNRLKDIAEGMGLRIIFLISVGRSSSLIGRSPGKISYKMLLIGKDKEIIRAGASAINSTSEGFKIEILERYLDPDLAKEIIEICDESEAVSIGLGRSSERDELILEIGERRGRVIGIPVSELTKHILVIGQTGSGKTTTVKRIIYEAWNLGIPSLVLDSHWEYRNLIFGIGGRIFCNRPGYPQICINPLISIPKGEKEIFLVAETLSSLLDLTPSQFYLLLKALRRLSDISSERNPPNMYDLLMEIKGFSTSSQPEEESRASLVRKLEPLISGGGEVIFKCDNILSTGFEEVPTLLELGDIESDLQKRLIAFFTLKRIKDYYIREEAKSKYPRLIVVLEEAEKLIPYYKDQIGMELISRLFAELRKFGVALILVSQSLSEIPEGAIRNTGIKIIHKVESPSDLKFLRTLLREKNIVDKVLSLTPGECVMSLPGTLESLQVRPVDELPLSRESVDEAIMMNSFYWISR, encoded by the coding sequence TTGTCACCATACTTGATCGCGATCCTCACAGCGATAGCGCTGATGACGCTAATCAGGATGAGGAGAATCCCACTCCGCAAGGGCTCACTAGTCGTCCCAGCTAGGCTCTCTGTTTATGATAAAGATGCAAATATAAACTTGAATAGGCTGAAAGATATTGCAGAAGGGATGGGATTGAGGATCATATTTCTGATATCAGTTGGGAGGAGCAGTAGCTTAATAGGGAGAAGTCCAGGAAAAATTTCATACAAAATGCTCCTCATAGGGAAAGATAAAGAAATAATAAGGGCGGGAGCCTCTGCTATAAACAGTACATCTGAGGGTTTCAAGATAGAGATTCTCGAGAGGTATCTGGATCCAGATTTAGCTAAGGAGATAATTGAGATCTGCGATGAGAGTGAAGCAGTATCTATAGGACTAGGGAGGAGTTCTGAGAGGGATGAGCTCATATTAGAGATCGGGGAGAGGAGGGGCAGGGTCATAGGAATTCCAGTGAGTGAGTTAACTAAGCACATCTTAGTGATCGGGCAGACAGGATCTGGAAAGACTACTACTGTCAAGAGAATTATCTACGAAGCTTGGAACCTTGGAATACCATCTTTAGTGCTTGATTCTCACTGGGAGTATCGGAACTTGATCTTCGGGATAGGAGGTAGGATATTCTGCAATAGGCCTGGCTATCCGCAGATATGCATAAATCCACTGATCTCGATACCTAAAGGGGAGAAGGAGATATTCCTAGTGGCCGAGACATTATCTTCACTCTTAGATCTCACGCCTTCTCAGTTCTACTTGCTCCTGAAGGCTTTGAGGAGGTTGAGCGATATATCGAGTGAGAGGAACCCACCGAATATGTACGATCTATTGATGGAGATTAAGGGTTTCTCAACGAGTTCTCAGCCTGAAGAGGAGAGCAGAGCTTCTCTCGTGAGGAAGTTAGAGCCATTAATCTCCGGTGGCGGGGAGGTCATCTTCAAGTGCGATAACATACTCTCAACAGGTTTCGAGGAAGTCCCCACGCTTCTAGAACTAGGGGATATAGAGAGCGATCTCCAGAAGCGGTTGATAGCTTTCTTCACTTTGAAGAGGATAAAGGATTATTATATAAGGGAGGAAGCTAAGTCCAAGTATCCTAGGCTAATAGTGGTCCTTGAGGAAGCTGAGAAACTGATCCCATACTATAAGGATCAGATAGGTATGGAATTGATCAGTAGGCTCTTCGCGGAGCTCAGGAAATTCGGGGTCGCATTGATATTAGTCTCCCAGAGCCTCTCTGAGATACCTGAAGGAGCCATTAGGAATACGGGAATTAAGATAATACATAAGGTCGAGTCTCCAAGCGATCTGAAGTTCCTGAGGACTCTCTTGAGGGAGAAGAATATAGTGGATAAGGTGCTTTCCTTAACTCCAGGTGAGTGTGTGATGAGCCTCCCCGGGACTCTAGAGAGCTTACAAGTGAGACCTGTTGATGAGCTACCGCTCAGCAGGGAGTCCGTGGATGAAGCGATAATGATGAACTCATTTTACTGGATCTCGAGGTAA
- a CDS encoding replication factor C large subunit codes for MREVPWVEKHRPKTLDEIRGQKEAIDEIRNWIKDVKEGKRVKPLLIVGPPGTGKTSAAHAIANELNYDAIEVNASDLRDRTHLQYIVESSSAVSLLSGTRKLIILDEIDALPGEGHAIASLVKELISKGNVPIVMTANDPYERHLYEIRNLSTMVKFSRIRWQSVVSVLKDICRKEGLNVPEEVLNKIARSCQGDLRAAINDLEGLVKGSNELIKHIGEKYGKRDIETDVFKVLSSIFYGENCYPAYLSSLNLDMDPDMLFRWVEENVAHVYSGRSLARAYEMLSLADLMRGRIIRTNNWRFLAYYTQLMTFGVCAVKEGRPEGEKIRPPSLIKQLSATKEIRTKTKEFLEKIAKRIHVSTNVVRMELIPILIADAKSGGKLIKELGRELGIRESDMREILSDIEEIYKLEFGGKGT; via the coding sequence ATGAGAGAAGTGCCGTGGGTAGAGAAACATAGGCCCAAGACTCTAGATGAGATAAGGGGGCAGAAGGAAGCTATAGATGAGATAAGGAACTGGATCAAGGACGTGAAGGAGGGGAAGAGAGTGAAGCCCCTCCTAATAGTGGGACCTCCGGGGACTGGAAAGACATCAGCAGCGCATGCTATCGCAAATGAGCTCAATTACGATGCTATAGAGGTGAATGCGAGCGATTTGAGGGATAGGACTCATTTGCAATACATAGTCGAGAGCTCCAGTGCTGTCAGTTTGCTCAGCGGTACTAGGAAGTTAATAATACTAGATGAGATAGATGCCCTCCCCGGGGAGGGGCACGCGATAGCTTCGTTAGTCAAAGAACTCATATCTAAGGGGAACGTCCCCATCGTAATGACTGCTAACGACCCTTACGAGAGGCACTTATATGAGATAAGGAACCTCTCGACGATGGTGAAGTTCTCCAGGATCAGGTGGCAGAGTGTAGTTAGCGTCCTTAAGGATATATGCAGGAAGGAAGGGCTGAACGTCCCGGAGGAAGTCCTGAATAAGATAGCTAGGTCTTGTCAGGGGGATCTCAGAGCGGCTATAAACGATCTCGAGGGACTCGTTAAGGGTTCCAATGAGCTCATCAAACATATTGGCGAGAAATATGGGAAGAGGGATATAGAGACGGATGTATTCAAAGTACTAAGCTCTATATTCTACGGTGAGAATTGCTACCCAGCTTACCTCTCCTCACTCAATCTAGATATGGATCCAGATATGCTCTTCAGGTGGGTAGAGGAGAACGTGGCTCACGTTTACAGCGGGAGGTCCTTAGCTAGGGCTTATGAGATGCTCTCACTCGCGGATCTTATGAGGGGGAGGATAATAAGGACTAACAACTGGAGGTTCTTAGCTTATTATACTCAATTGATGACATTCGGAGTGTGCGCGGTGAAGGAGGGGAGGCCGGAAGGTGAGAAGATAAGACCCCCATCCTTAATAAAGCAGCTCTCAGCGACTAAAGAGATTAGAACTAAGACGAAGGAATTCCTAGAGAAGATAGCTAAGAGAATTCATGTATCTACGAATGTAGTGAGGATGGAGTTGATACCTATACTCATAGCGGATGCTAAATCCGGGGGGAAGCTCATAAAGGAGCTAGGGAGGGAGCTTGGGATTAGGGAGAGCGATATGAGGGAGATACTCTCAGATATCGAGGAAATATACAAGTTAGAATTCGGGGGGAAGGGGACTTAG
- a CDS encoding AAA family ATPase — MGNINISGLIVVIGAPGSGKTRIAKLIAERLGCGYLNVGELSLEKGYILGRDEERGSYIIDEERIREEISKMEGTIVIETISPHAVPKERVSLVIAVRCRPSILLGRLRERGYPEKKIRENLEYEAIDGPLFDALQIADASKIIEIDGCEGNDEEIFDALTGIRRGIGRFNWSQDFLSILEEI; from the coding sequence ATGGGGAATATAAATATTTCGGGATTGATCGTAGTCATAGGCGCTCCGGGCTCTGGGAAGACTAGGATAGCTAAACTCATAGCTGAGAGATTGGGATGCGGATATTTGAATGTGGGGGAGCTCTCATTGGAGAAGGGTTACATCTTGGGCAGGGATGAGGAGAGGGGATCCTATATAATAGACGAGGAGAGGATCAGGGAGGAGATATCTAAGATGGAGGGCACTATCGTAATTGAGACGATAAGCCCTCATGCTGTCCCTAAGGAAAGAGTCTCCTTAGTGATAGCTGTGAGATGCAGACCATCTATACTCCTCGGGAGGCTGAGGGAGAGGGGGTACCCTGAGAAGAAGATAAGGGAGAACTTGGAGTATGAAGCTATAGATGGTCCTCTCTTCGATGCCTTGCAGATAGCAGATGCTAGTAAGATAATCGAGATAGATGGATGTGAGGGAAATGATGAGGAGATTTTCGATGCCTTGACAGGTATTAGGAGGGGAATTGGGAGGTTCAATTGGTCCCAGGATTTCCTCTCAATATTAGAGGAGATATGA